One Phocaeicola dorei genomic region harbors:
- a CDS encoding lipopolysaccharide biosynthesis protein, with translation MAGLKALAKETAIYGMSSIIGRFLNYLLVPIYTNALPVESGGYGVITNMYAITALLMVLLTYGMETGFFRFANKGVDDPMRVYSTTLLSVGATAVLFLIVCLSFLYPIAGFLGYGEHPWYMGMMLIVVAMDAFQAIPFAYLRYKKRPVKFAALKLLFIFASIVLNIAYFVGMKGENVGVAFAINLACTSLVMLCMWKELVGFRYVLDRELLRRMLHYSFPILILGIAGILNQVADKIIFPFVYPDKAEATIQLGIYGAASKIAMIMAMLTQAFRFAYEPFVFSKSKEKDSREMYAKAMKFFIIFTLLAFLAVMFYLDILRYILGRDYWVGLKVVPIVMAAEMFMGIYFNLSFWYKLIDETKWGAYFSLVGCSIIILINIFLIPVFGYMACAWAGFAGYGVAMLLSYFVGQKKYPINYDLKAIGNYVVLALVLYIVSVYLPIQNIFLLLGVRTLLLLLFVAYIVKTDFPLQQIPVINRYIKK, from the coding sequence ATGGCAGGATTAAAAGCATTAGCCAAGGAAACAGCCATATATGGGATGAGTAGCATCATCGGGCGGTTCCTGAATTATTTGTTAGTACCGATATATACCAACGCTTTGCCTGTGGAATCGGGGGGCTATGGTGTCATTACCAATATGTATGCTATAACTGCCTTGTTGATGGTGCTTTTAACATATGGTATGGAAACCGGCTTTTTCCGATTTGCCAATAAGGGGGTGGATGATCCGATGCGTGTCTATTCCACTACTTTGCTTTCGGTGGGGGCGACTGCGGTCTTGTTTTTAATTGTTTGTCTTTCTTTTCTGTATCCCATAGCAGGTTTCTTGGGATATGGAGAGCATCCGTGGTATATGGGGATGATGCTGATTGTAGTTGCAATGGACGCTTTCCAAGCTATTCCTTTCGCTTATTTGCGGTATAAGAAACGCCCTGTTAAGTTTGCTGCATTGAAATTGTTGTTCATTTTTGCCAGCATTGTCTTGAATATCGCTTATTTTGTAGGTATGAAGGGAGAGAATGTCGGAGTGGCTTTTGCTATAAATTTGGCTTGTACTTCTTTGGTGATGCTATGTATGTGGAAAGAATTGGTGGGCTTCAGATATGTGCTAGACAGGGAGTTGTTGCGGCGTATGCTGCATTATTCTTTCCCGATTCTGATTCTGGGTATTGCCGGAATCTTAAATCAGGTAGCTGATAAAATTATTTTTCCGTTTGTTTATCCTGATAAGGCGGAGGCGACTATCCAGTTGGGTATTTATGGAGCAGCCAGTAAGATAGCTATGATCATGGCCATGCTGACACAGGCTTTCCGGTTTGCATACGAGCCGTTTGTTTTTAGTAAGAGTAAAGAAAAGGATAGTCGGGAAATGTATGCCAAAGCGATGAAGTTTTTCATTATCTTCACTTTGCTGGCTTTTTTGGCTGTTATGTTTTACCTTGATATACTGCGTTATATTTTAGGACGTGATTACTGGGTAGGGCTTAAGGTTGTACCTATTGTCATGGCTGCCGAGATGTTTATGGGTATTTATTTCAATCTTTCTTTTTGGTATAAACTGATTGATGAAACAAAATGGGGAGCTTATTTTTCACTGGTGGGATGCAGTATCATTATTCTGATAAATATTTTCCTTATTCCGGTATTTGGCTATATGGCGTGTGCTTGGGCGGGTTTTGCCGGATATGGAGTAGCTATGCTTCTCTCTTATTTTGTAGGGCAGAAAAAATATCCTATTAATTATGATTTGAAAGCAATAGGTAACTATGTGGTGTTAGCGCTGGTACTTTACATTGTTTCAGTTTATCTTCCTATTCAAAATATATTCTTGTTGTTGGGTGTTCGTACATTACTGTTGTTATTGTTTGTGGCATATATTGTGAAAACGGATTTCCCCTTACAGCAAATACCTGTTATAAACCGATACATAAAGAAATAG
- a CDS encoding site-specific integrase, which translates to MGITLGKKQLNKGRVSLYLNYSYNGKRRKEYLGIILDAPTSAERRAENKNKILIARQIRAKKELEFLSVEYHLNDIENTFNDILPTDKSNVPDFYILIGQFLDTYHKKDKKMVRACITHLRLFTRKKSLPVNLLTKDFCINFLEYLRDHLRGNTPIGYFKKFRMCINKCIEKKLMTSNPTDGIRLMQFDEVTKAILSLKEIQKLAITPCPNNEVKRAFLFSCYCGLRWCDVHQLQYKDIDFSSNRLTILQQKVQSHSKNAILHLNLNHTAIKLLQRHKGINEDLVFGLPSYSYTLRILNKWVKRANIHKHITFHCARHSFITNIMANGANIKTAASLAGHSTTRHTEKYVHIIDELKQKAVDSLPDIIVNYK; encoded by the coding sequence ATGGGAATTACATTAGGAAAGAAACAATTGAACAAAGGAAGAGTTTCGCTTTATTTAAATTACAGTTATAACGGAAAACGCCGCAAAGAGTATTTGGGTATCATTCTGGATGCTCCTACCAGTGCAGAGCGAAGAGCGGAGAACAAAAACAAGATACTAATTGCCAGGCAGATAAGAGCAAAAAAGGAACTAGAATTCTTATCCGTTGAATATCATCTGAACGATATAGAAAATACATTCAATGATATACTTCCAACAGATAAAAGCAATGTTCCCGATTTCTATATTCTGATAGGACAATTCCTGGATACCTATCACAAAAAGGACAAGAAAATGGTTAGGGCATGTATCACCCATCTGCGACTGTTTACAAGAAAGAAAAGCTTACCTGTAAACCTTCTCACAAAAGATTTTTGTATAAACTTTCTTGAGTATCTCAGGGATCATCTCCGAGGCAACACTCCCATCGGATATTTCAAGAAGTTCAGAATGTGCATTAATAAATGTATAGAAAAAAAGTTAATGACATCTAATCCTACAGATGGTATCCGCCTGATGCAGTTTGATGAAGTAACCAAAGCAATCCTCAGTTTAAAAGAGATTCAGAAACTTGCTATCACTCCATGCCCCAACAACGAAGTAAAAAGGGCATTCTTGTTTTCTTGCTATTGCGGGCTGCGCTGGTGTGATGTACATCAACTGCAATATAAAGACATAGATTTCTCATCAAACCGCCTTACTATTCTGCAACAGAAAGTACAGTCACACTCCAAAAACGCAATCTTGCATCTAAACTTAAACCACACTGCCATCAAACTCCTACAAAGGCATAAAGGCATTAATGAGGACTTGGTATTCGGGCTCCCCTCCTATTCTTACACACTAAGGATTTTAAACAAATGGGTAAAAAGAGCTAATATACACAAACACATTACCTTCCACTGTGCCCGACACTCATTTATCACCAACATTATGGCAAATGGAGCTAATATCAAAACAGCCGCCAGTCTTGCAGGACATTCTACTACCCGGCACACTGAAAAATATGTTCATATCATAGATGAACTCAAACAAAAAGCAGTAGATAGTTTACCGGATATTATTGTCAATTATAAATAA
- a CDS encoding helix-turn-helix domain-containing protein encodes MNNYFGCNFKRLINSYRVARAKELLDGKDCPVSELFSRCGFASKSVFYVAFRKVVGMTPLQYISQSRSPFMIQRN; translated from the coding sequence GTGAACAACTACTTCGGATGCAACTTCAAGCGGTTGATAAATTCTTACAGAGTGGCTCGCGCGAAAGAGTTGCTGGACGGTAAAGATTGCCCTGTGAGCGAGCTTTTCAGCCGTTGCGGGTTTGCCTCCAAGAGCGTGTTCTATGTGGCATTCAGAAAAGTAGTTGGCATGACTCCCCTGCAATATATATCGCAGAGTCGGAGTCCTTTTATGATTCAACGCAATTAA
- the ruvB gene encoding Holliday junction branch migration DNA helicase RuvB, producing MEENFDIREQQLTTKERDFENALRPLNFEDFSGQDKVVDNLRIFVKAARLRAEALDHVLLHGPPGLGKTTLSNIIANELGVGFKVTSGPVLDKPGDLAGVLTSLEPNDVLFIDEIHRLSPVVEEYLYSAMEDYRIDIMIDKGPSARSIQLELSPFTLVGATTRSGLLTAPLRARFGINLHLEYYDDDVLTSIIRRSANILNVPCDMKAAGEIASRSRGTPRIANALLRRVRDFAQVKGSGRIDVEIARFALEALNIDRYGLDEIDNKILCTIIDKFKGGPVGLTTIATALGEDAGTIEEVYEPFLIKEGFLKRTPRGREVTELAYIHLGRSIYNSQKTLFDD from the coding sequence ATGGAAGAAAATTTTGATATACGCGAGCAACAGCTCACAACTAAAGAACGCGATTTTGAGAATGCCTTACGTCCGTTGAATTTTGAAGATTTTAGTGGGCAGGATAAGGTGGTAGATAATCTGCGCATCTTTGTCAAGGCGGCGCGTCTGCGGGCCGAGGCGTTAGACCATGTTCTTTTGCACGGACCTCCTGGCTTGGGCAAGACGACCTTAAGTAATATCATTGCCAATGAACTGGGAGTAGGTTTTAAAGTAACCTCAGGACCGGTGCTGGATAAACCGGGGGATTTGGCGGGAGTACTGACCAGCTTGGAACCCAATGATGTGCTTTTTATTGATGAAATACATCGGTTGAGCCCTGTGGTAGAAGAATATCTGTATTCTGCCATGGAGGATTATCGTATTGATATAATGATAGACAAGGGACCTTCGGCGCGTAGTATCCAGTTGGAGCTGAGTCCGTTTACTTTGGTTGGAGCCACTACTAGGAGTGGGTTGCTGACTGCGCCTTTGCGTGCCCGTTTTGGAATTAATCTTCATTTGGAGTATTATGACGATGATGTATTGACAAGCATTATCCGTCGCTCTGCTAATATATTGAATGTGCCTTGTGACATGAAAGCAGCGGGTGAGATTGCTTCGCGCAGCCGTGGAACGCCCCGTATTGCAAATGCGTTGTTGAGGCGTGTCCGTGATTTTGCCCAGGTGAAAGGTTCCGGAAGGATTGATGTGGAAATTGCCCGGTTTGCTTTAGAAGCCTTGAACATTGACAGATATGGACTGGATGAGATAGATAACAAGATTTTATGTACTATTATAGATAAGTTTAAGGGAGGTCCTGTGGGGCTGACTACTATTGCAACCGCTTTGGGTGAAGACGCCGGAACAATAGAGGAGGTTTATGAACCTTTTTTGATTAAAGAAGGTTTCTTAAAACGTACTCCGCGTGGACGTGAGGTCACGGAACTGGCCTATATACACTTGGGACGGAGCATTTATAATAGTCAGAAGACATTATTTGATGATTAG
- a CDS encoding TIGR00341 family protein, with translation MSDLKNNLKNVPYIKQFFSEYLDLRKDKDNEALIVESIRNGVEFKGTNLWILIFAIFIASLGLNVNSTAVIIGAMLISPLMGPIMGVGLAIGQNDFELLKRSLKSYLVATVFSVITATLYFSLTPLDEVQSELLARTSPTIYDVLIALCGGLAGIIALSTKEKGNVIPGVAIATALMPPLCTAGFGLATGNLLYFLGAFYLYFINSVFISLATFIGVRVMHFQRKEFVDKEREKLVKKYIIVITLATMCPAIYLTYGIVKSTIYEASANNFINEELDFNNTQVIDRKISFEKKEIRVVLIGNEVPETEIATARDNLKHFNLAGTKLVILQGMNNDAMDIGSIKAQVMEDFYKNSEKRLLEQQERIKSLENELKVYAAYNTVDKKIIPELKVLYPTVEAIAMAKTVELQVDSTKTDTLTIVLMKFSKRPIEKEQEKISEWLKARVGAKKLKLIVE, from the coding sequence ATGAGTGACCTGAAGAATAATTTAAAGAATGTGCCCTATATAAAGCAGTTCTTTAGTGAATATCTTGATTTGCGCAAGGATAAGGACAATGAAGCCTTGATTGTAGAAAGTATTCGTAATGGTGTTGAGTTCAAAGGAACTAATTTGTGGATTCTTATTTTCGCAATTTTTATAGCTTCATTGGGCTTGAACGTGAATTCTACGGCAGTTATTATTGGTGCCATGCTGATATCTCCGCTGATGGGACCGATAATGGGAGTAGGGTTAGCTATTGGACAGAATGATTTTGAATTGTTGAAGCGTTCTCTAAAAAGTTATTTGGTGGCAACTGTATTTAGTGTGATTACAGCTACCCTTTATTTTTCGCTGACTCCGTTGGATGAAGTACAATCGGAGTTGCTGGCACGTACTTCTCCTACCATATATGATGTGCTTATAGCTTTGTGCGGTGGTTTAGCCGGTATAATCGCTTTGTCTACAAAGGAGAAAGGGAATGTAATTCCAGGGGTTGCTATTGCTACGGCTTTGATGCCGCCTTTGTGTACTGCTGGATTCGGGCTTGCTACCGGAAATTTACTTTATTTTTTAGGTGCATTCTATTTGTATTTTATTAATTCAGTATTTATCAGTTTGGCTACTTTTATCGGGGTACGTGTCATGCATTTCCAACGTAAGGAATTTGTGGATAAGGAGCGCGAAAAATTAGTCAAAAAATATATCATTGTTATTACTTTAGCCACCATGTGTCCTGCTATTTATTTGACTTATGGTATTGTGAAAAGCACTATTTATGAGGCCTCTGCCAATAATTTTATTAATGAAGAATTGGATTTTAATAATACTCAAGTAATAGACCGGAAGATTTCTTTTGAGAAGAAGGAAATACGTGTTGTGCTAATAGGCAATGAGGTCCCGGAAACAGAAATAGCAACCGCAAGGGATAATTTGAAACATTTTAATTTGGCAGGTACTAAACTAGTTATTCTTCAAGGAATGAATAATGATGCGATGGATATTGGTAGTATAAAGGCCCAAGTGATGGAGGATTTCTATAAGAATAGTGAAAAGCGTTTACTGGAGCAGCAGGAGAGAATTAAGTCTTTGGAAAACGAGCTTAAAGTATATGCTGCATATAATACTGTAGATAAAAAAATAATTCCTGAACTTAAAGTACTTTATCCTACAGTAGAAGCCATAGCTATGGCAAAGACTGTGGAATTACAGGTGGACTCAACTAAAACGGATACATTGACAATAGTCTTGATGAAATTCAGTAAAAGACCCATTGAGAAAGAACAAGAAAAAATATCCGAATGGTTGAAAGCACGTGTCGGAGCAAAAAAACTTAAATTAATTGTAGAATAA